TCCCGTAGTCGTTTGGTAGTTTGTGCGGAGAATTTCGTGGCGCTGAATGATTTCTCTAATACTTTGCTCCAAAGCATCTACATCGAGCTTACCTGTGATTTTCAGAGATATAGAAACATTATTGGAAACTGCACTTGTAGTCCCTAATTGATGTTGGAACCACATTCCTTGTTGTTCAAACGAGACGACCAGATTATTCTGTTTAGATGAATCTCTTTTGGGAATTGTCCAAGGCTGAGGTTGTTGGACTTGCTTTTGGCTGATGCGCCGCTTTAATAAAGCCTGTTGCTCTGGAGACAAAGCAGCAATGCGTTTGGATAAATCATTCATCTTTTAACTCACTATATTATTTTTCATGTCTTTGAGCAGGTCTAAGCTTTCCATTACCCAGTCAAATTCCACACCGAAGTCAATGAGGGCAGCAACTTCATTCACTCCTGCCTGTCGCAGATTATCGATCATGGTTTGGCAATAAGTGGGAGTTCCCATTAAGACTTTGCCGTTAAAATAGGTCTCAAAACTGAAATCCAATAAGTCATCTAAATCCTGAGCCGTCATGGTTTTCGGATCGATGGAGAATCTTAGATCGCCAGATGATTTGACCACGAGATCGAAATGGGTTTTGAGATAGTTTTTGAATGGCTGTCTCACCTTGCGGCGCACAGTATTCATATCATTACCAATAAATGTATGAATCATCATTGCCACTTTCCCCTTTTGAGGATCATGACCATGTTGAGCGAGGGATTGACGATAGAGAGTGATTTTTCTGAGGATCTCCTCAAGGCTTTGATATAGTGGCGAAGTGAGAATATTCGCGCCGATTTTACCTGCATCAATGAAGGTTTCGTCGGAAAGCGAGGTAATCCAAATGGGAACTTGCGGCTGTAATGGTCTCGGGAATGTGGAAATATTGACAGATTTGCCATTGCCACCTGTGAGAGCGATCGCTTCTCCTT
This sequence is a window from Pseudanabaena sp. ABRG5-3. Protein-coding genes within it:
- a CDS encoding LLM class flavin-dependent oxidoreductase; amino-acid sequence: MDFSLFYFSGDGSTTSSDKYRLLIEGAKFADRHQFAAVWIPERHFDAFGGLYPNPAVTGAAIAMITEHIQIRSGSVVMPLQNPLRVAEEWAVVDNLSKGRVGLSFAPGWHPNDFVLFPEKYADKKEIMWRDIQVVQQLWQGEAIALTGGNGKSVNISTFPRPLQPQVPIWITSLSDETFIDAGKIGANILTSPLYQSLEEILRKITLYRQSLAQHGHDPQKGKVAMMIHTFIGNDMNTVRRKVRQPFKNYLKTHFDLVVKSSGDLRFSIDPKTMTAQDLDDLLDFSFETYFNGKVLMGTPTYCQTMIDNLRQAGVNEVAALIDFGVEFDWVMESLDLLKDMKNNIVS